In Curtobacterium sp. MCPF17_002, one genomic interval encodes:
- a CDS encoding isochorismatase family cysteine hydrolase, which translates to MSSALLVMDYQNSIVERLGTEEGLGAATAAVAAARERGIPVVFVRVAFRPGAPEAAPTNRMFGGMRERIASQPAGATDIHAAFGVGDDDIVVTKLRVSAFAGSDLEVLLRGLEVRELVLAGIATSGVVLSTLRQAADLDFGLTVLSDACVDGDPEVHRVLMEKVFPRQADVRTTAEWTASL; encoded by the coding sequence GTGAGCAGCGCACTCCTCGTCATGGACTACCAGAACAGCATCGTCGAGCGACTCGGCACCGAGGAGGGCCTCGGGGCCGCCACCGCAGCCGTCGCGGCCGCACGCGAGCGCGGCATCCCCGTGGTCTTCGTCCGCGTGGCGTTCCGCCCCGGTGCTCCCGAGGCCGCCCCCACGAACAGGATGTTCGGCGGCATGCGGGAGCGCATCGCCTCCCAGCCGGCGGGAGCGACGGACATCCACGCCGCGTTCGGCGTCGGCGACGACGACATCGTCGTGACGAAGCTGCGGGTGAGTGCCTTCGCCGGCTCCGACCTCGAGGTGCTCCTGCGCGGGCTGGAGGTCCGGGAGCTCGTCCTGGCGGGCATCGCGACGAGCGGCGTCGTGCTCTCCACCCTCCGGCAGGCGGCCGACCTCGACTTCGGCCTCACGGTGCTCTCGGACGCTTGTGTCGACGGCGATCCGGAGGTCCACCGGGTCCTCATGGAGAAGGTGTTCCCGCGACAGGCCGACGTCCGCACCACCGCGGAGTGGACCGCCTCACTCTGA
- a CDS encoding aldo/keto reductase, whose amino-acid sequence MTDYANPSVSVTGGSMPLLGFGTWQIPDADAPAAVGSALEAGYRHIDTATGYSNQRGVGKAIASSGLARDDVFVTTKLPPDNADRVRETIEESLDQLGLDHLDLWLVHWPPNGEARPDVWEQVVQAQADGLTRAVGVSNYSLAQIDELVSATGTTPAVNQIKWSPVEFDAAIASGLSERGVVLEGYSPFKASNLQDPTLVSIAEAHDADAAQVIVAWHVAHEFVVIPKSSNPERIASNAAGARIELSADEVARIDALGH is encoded by the coding sequence ATGACCGATTACGCCAATCCGTCCGTGTCCGTCACCGGGGGGTCGATGCCGCTGCTGGGCTTCGGCACCTGGCAGATCCCGGACGCCGACGCCCCCGCAGCGGTGGGCTCGGCGCTCGAGGCGGGGTACCGCCACATCGACACCGCCACCGGCTACAGCAACCAGCGCGGGGTGGGCAAGGCGATCGCCTCGTCCGGCCTGGCGCGCGACGACGTGTTCGTCACGACCAAGCTGCCGCCGGACAACGCCGACCGTGTGCGCGAGACCATCGAGGAGAGCCTCGACCAGCTCGGGCTCGACCACCTCGACCTCTGGCTCGTGCACTGGCCGCCGAACGGCGAGGCCCGCCCGGACGTCTGGGAGCAGGTCGTGCAGGCGCAGGCCGACGGACTGACCCGTGCGGTCGGCGTGAGCAACTACTCCCTCGCGCAGATCGACGAGCTCGTCTCCGCGACCGGCACCACCCCGGCCGTGAACCAGATCAAGTGGAGCCCGGTCGAGTTCGACGCCGCGATCGCCTCCGGGCTGTCGGAGCGTGGGGTCGTCCTCGAGGGCTACAGCCCCTTCAAGGCGAGCAACCTGCAGGACCCGACGCTGGTCTCGATCGCCGAGGCCCACGACGCCGACGCGGCCCAGGTGATCGTCGCGTGGCACGTCGCGCACGAGTTCGTCGTCATCCCGAAGTCGTCGAACCCGGAGCGGATCGCGTCGAACGCCGCGGGTGCCCGCATCGAGCTGAGCGCCGACGAGGTCGCACGGATCGACGCCCTCGGGCACTGA
- a CDS encoding DEAD/DEAH box helicase, producing MPAAPMIDAVDVIRFVGPQAFGRARDIVRAGLVDDAVWHDDDGTVTATVSGSADDPYEVRIETTPARGEFVRPVRSTCTCPLRGECKHVAAALLTVNARALASAAGPRPDAPAPPPPPDWRHDLARLAGDDEQVVAPQGTPMGLQFELRDAVSSRLASRARAAGRALPTASRSVRLGVRPVTRSDAGNWVRGQLTWGTLPYSMNRFGLSPEQHGWFLQFAALHRAGQLAGLPGEADWITLDDFGSPLLWPLLAQAPALGIAFVTGKREGGAVLGTEARVLLDASRNADAARHDDGLVIGASAVLDGRPVVEGAARMIGDHGLYVFRESPEFHVVVAPTPAPVPEDQRRMLVDGAQIAVPAAEVDEFLADWSPKLRGALGLVSSDGSVELPERTPPELVLTATFEPARAPRTDDRVHLQWRWHVDGRKDPVALHGPLPDLSGLRAADDVAPAEPAAVEPAAPAAGADDASRAAPPGGLPEHAPAGPGGGLDWFEDGTVEGADVAVFANELLQELPGLGVRTVVQGERVDYERLTGRPNIRVTTMPSEKHDWFDLGIFVTVNGKQVPFTPLLRALAKRDRRMKLVDNSYLSLGDPAFDRLKELIEEARDLDEWEPDQPMTVTPLQAGLWSEFDQLADETEHDERWQAIASGLLGATAPADVAVPRSVHAELRPYQHAGYAWLSFLRSHGIGGVLADDMGLGKTLQVLAMIAAAREASPDGPPFLVVAPTSVVGNWASEAAKFTPSLRVTTVTATSVKDPALVARAAATSDVLVTSYALLRLDARAYTDLPWSALLLDEAQFVKNPQSQTHRAAVELRAPVKFAITGTPLENGLTDLWALFHVVAPGLLSSWSRFGDDYVKPLASPDLRGAARSELTARLRRRIRPLMLRRTKESVAADLPPKQEQVVRVTLDPAHRALYERTLNRERLKVLDLIDDLARNRMIVFRSLTLLRMLALSPALVDGSSGPDDPPVPSAKLELLLDELEQLAAEGRRALVFSQFTSFLRMVAAALDERAIGYEYLDGSTRRRPEVIDRFRNGTAPAFLISLKAGGFGLTLTEADTVFVLDPWWNPAAENQAVDRTHRIGQTRSVNVQRFIAEDTIEEKVLALAAKKAELFATMIDDDALFADDLTADDIRSLLE from the coding sequence GTGCCCGCCGCCCCGATGATCGACGCGGTCGACGTCATCCGTTTCGTCGGCCCGCAGGCCTTCGGTCGCGCACGCGACATCGTCCGCGCCGGCCTGGTGGACGATGCGGTCTGGCACGACGACGACGGCACGGTCACCGCGACGGTGTCCGGCTCCGCCGACGACCCGTACGAGGTCCGCATCGAGACCACTCCGGCGCGCGGCGAGTTCGTCCGCCCGGTGCGCAGCACGTGCACGTGCCCCCTCCGCGGCGAGTGCAAGCACGTCGCCGCCGCGCTCCTCACCGTCAACGCCCGCGCCCTCGCGTCGGCAGCCGGCCCACGTCCGGACGCACCGGCTCCGCCGCCACCCCCTGACTGGAGGCACGACCTCGCCCGCCTCGCCGGTGACGACGAGCAGGTGGTCGCCCCGCAGGGCACCCCGATGGGTCTGCAGTTCGAGTTGCGTGACGCGGTGTCGTCGCGCCTCGCGTCCCGCGCGCGAGCAGCGGGCCGAGCGCTGCCGACGGCCTCGCGGTCGGTGCGGCTCGGCGTCCGGCCGGTGACCCGCAGCGACGCCGGCAACTGGGTGCGGGGGCAGCTGACGTGGGGCACGCTCCCGTACTCGATGAACCGGTTCGGCCTCTCCCCCGAGCAGCACGGCTGGTTCCTGCAGTTCGCCGCGCTGCACCGTGCGGGGCAGCTCGCGGGGCTGCCGGGCGAGGCCGACTGGATCACGCTCGACGACTTCGGCAGTCCGCTCCTCTGGCCGTTGCTCGCGCAGGCCCCGGCGCTCGGGATCGCGTTCGTCACCGGCAAGCGCGAGGGCGGCGCGGTCCTCGGCACCGAGGCCCGGGTGCTCCTCGACGCCTCCCGGAACGCCGATGCCGCCCGCCACGACGACGGGCTCGTGATCGGCGCGAGCGCGGTCCTCGACGGCCGGCCCGTGGTCGAGGGCGCGGCGCGGATGATCGGCGACCACGGCCTCTACGTCTTCCGCGAGAGCCCCGAGTTCCACGTCGTGGTCGCCCCGACACCCGCCCCGGTGCCAGAGGACCAGCGCCGCATGCTCGTCGACGGCGCCCAGATCGCGGTGCCGGCGGCCGAGGTGGACGAGTTCCTGGCGGACTGGTCGCCGAAGCTCCGCGGGGCCCTCGGACTCGTCAGCTCCGACGGGTCCGTCGAGCTGCCCGAACGCACCCCGCCGGAGCTCGTGCTCACCGCGACGTTCGAGCCGGCACGGGCTCCGCGGACGGACGACCGCGTCCACCTGCAGTGGCGCTGGCACGTCGACGGCCGGAAGGACCCGGTCGCGCTGCACGGACCGCTGCCGGACCTCAGCGGCCTGCGGGCGGCGGACGACGTGGCCCCTGCCGAACCGGCTGCCGTGGAGCCGGCCGCCCCGGCAGCCGGGGCCGACGACGCGAGCCGAGCCGCGCCTCCAGGCGGTCTGCCCGAGCACGCGCCCGCGGGACCCGGCGGTGGACTGGACTGGTTCGAGGACGGCACCGTCGAGGGCGCCGACGTCGCGGTCTTCGCGAACGAGCTGCTGCAGGAGCTGCCCGGCCTCGGCGTCCGCACCGTGGTGCAGGGCGAGCGCGTCGACTACGAGCGGCTGACCGGGCGGCCGAACATCCGCGTCACGACGATGCCGTCGGAGAAGCACGACTGGTTCGACCTCGGCATCTTCGTCACCGTCAACGGCAAGCAGGTGCCGTTCACGCCGCTGCTCCGCGCACTCGCGAAGCGGGACCGCCGGATGAAGCTCGTCGACAACTCGTACCTGTCGCTCGGCGACCCGGCGTTCGACCGGCTCAAGGAGCTCATCGAGGAAGCGCGCGACCTCGACGAGTGGGAGCCCGACCAGCCGATGACGGTGACGCCGCTGCAGGCCGGGCTGTGGTCCGAGTTCGACCAGCTCGCCGACGAGACCGAGCACGACGAGCGGTGGCAGGCGATCGCGTCCGGGCTGCTCGGCGCGACCGCGCCGGCCGACGTCGCGGTACCCCGGTCCGTGCACGCGGAGCTCCGGCCGTACCAGCACGCCGGGTACGCGTGGCTGTCGTTCCTGCGCTCGCACGGCATCGGCGGCGTGCTCGCCGACGACATGGGCCTCGGCAAGACGCTGCAGGTGCTGGCGATGATCGCGGCCGCGCGGGAAGCGTCGCCGGACGGTCCGCCGTTCCTCGTGGTCGCGCCGACCTCCGTCGTGGGCAACTGGGCGTCCGAGGCGGCGAAGTTCACGCCGTCGCTCCGGGTGACCACGGTGACCGCGACCTCGGTGAAGGACCCGGCGCTCGTGGCCCGAGCGGCAGCGACGTCGGACGTGCTCGTGACCTCGTACGCGCTCCTCCGCCTCGACGCCCGCGCGTACACCGACCTGCCGTGGTCGGCGCTGCTCCTCGACGAGGCGCAGTTCGTGAAGAACCCGCAGTCGCAGACGCACCGAGCGGCCGTCGAGCTCCGTGCGCCGGTGAAGTTCGCGATCACGGGGACCCCGCTCGAGAACGGGCTGACCGACCTCTGGGCGCTGTTCCACGTGGTCGCGCCGGGGCTGCTGTCGTCGTGGTCGCGGTTCGGCGACGACTACGTGAAGCCGCTCGCCTCGCCCGACCTCCGCGGTGCCGCACGCTCGGAGCTCACCGCGCGGTTGCGGCGACGGATCCGGCCGCTCATGCTCCGCCGGACGAAGGAGAGCGTCGCCGCCGACCTGCCGCCGAAGCAGGAGCAGGTCGTCCGGGTGACGCTCGACCCCGCGCACCGGGCGCTGTACGAGCGGACGCTGAACCGGGAGCGCCTCAAGGTGCTCGACCTCATCGACGACCTCGCCCGGAACCGGATGATCGTGTTCCGGTCGCTGACGCTGCTCCGGATGCTGGCGTTGTCGCCGGCGTTGGTGGACGGGTCGTCTGGTCCGGACGATCCGCCGGTGCCGTCCGCGAAGCTCGAACTCCTGCTCGACGAACTCGAACAGCTCGCCGCCGAGGGCCGCCGCGCCCTGGTGTTCAGCCAGTTCACGTCGTTCCTCCGCATGGTCGCCGCCGCACTCGACGAACGGGCCATCGGGTACGAGTACCTCGACGGCTCCACCCGACGACGGCCCGAGGTCATCGACCGCTTCCGGAACGGCACCGCTCCGGCGTTCCTCATCTCGTTGAAGGCCGGCGGGTTCGGGCTGACCCTGACCGAGGCCGACACCGTGTTCGTGCTCGACCCGTGGTGGAACCCCGCCGCCGAGAACCAGGCGGTCGACCGCACGCACCGCATCGGGCAGACGCGATCGGTGAACGTGCAGCGGTTCATCGCGGAGGACACCATCGAGGAGAAGGTCCTCGCGCTCGCGGCGAAGAAGGCCGAGCTGTTCGCCACGATGATCGACGACGACGCGCTGTTCGCCGACGACCTGACGGCCGACGACATCCGCTCGCTGCTGGAGTGA
- a CDS encoding BLUF domain-containing protein: MLQSLVYMSSASAPFDEDALEAVLDHARERNTADGLSGLLVHRAGRFMQLLEGPYDAVIATYARIVEDPRHEEVRLLVEESIHTRRFPEWSMAYDRESDGVEVPEGFSGFLEAGDRSADTSRARELLRWFRNHPMADPTAAKGKHRREG, encoded by the coding sequence ATGCTGCAGTCACTGGTCTACATGAGTTCGGCGTCCGCGCCGTTCGACGAGGACGCCCTCGAGGCGGTCCTCGATCACGCGCGTGAGCGGAACACCGCCGACGGCCTCAGCGGGCTGCTCGTGCACCGGGCCGGCCGATTCATGCAGCTGCTCGAGGGACCGTACGACGCGGTGATCGCGACCTACGCCCGGATCGTCGAGGACCCCCGGCACGAAGAGGTGCGCCTGCTCGTCGAGGAGTCCATCCACACGCGGCGCTTCCCGGAGTGGTCGATGGCGTACGACCGCGAGTCCGACGGGGTCGAGGTGCCCGAGGGCTTCAGCGGGTTCCTCGAAGCCGGCGACCGCAGCGCGGACACGAGCCGGGCGCGCGAGCTCCTCCGGTGGTTCCGGAACCACCCGATGGCCGACCCCACGGCGGCGAAGGGGAAGCACCGGCGCGAGGGGTAG
- a CDS encoding amino acid permease: MTTTTRTLFRRKPIETIDDETGAEDGLKRHLGLWQLTAIGIGGIIGAGIFTLAGTVANGVAGPAVLISFLVAGVASAAAALSYAEFAGLIPKAGSAYTYGYAVLGEIVGWFIGWDLLLEYTAIVAVVAIGISGYVGFLAGQLGIDLPAWMLGAPGTGDGHVIDVFAIVLCLLTAFVLTRGIRSAARFEFVAVGIKVALVVLIVVLGVFHINSANYSPYFPFGFGGVMTGAATVFFAVFGYDAMSTAAEESTDARKHMPKAILLSLGISMVLYVLATLVLTGMQKYTDIDPASGFSSAFASVGLGGVANVIAIGAIVGIVTVLVTFMLGASRVWFSMSRDGLMPKWFAKTDPKRHVPTRVTWILGIASAILAGVLPIGVVAELTNIGILLAFVVVCSAVVVLRYRQPDLDRQFRLPFMPVIPIIGVIASLWLVTFLQWETWVRFAVWFAIGLGVYFGYSRKHSKLATGETTGKPIGG; the protein is encoded by the coding sequence GTGACGACGACGACACGCACCCTGTTCCGACGGAAGCCGATCGAGACGATCGACGACGAGACCGGCGCCGAGGACGGCCTGAAACGGCACCTCGGCCTCTGGCAGCTCACCGCGATCGGCATCGGCGGCATCATCGGCGCGGGCATCTTCACCCTCGCCGGCACCGTGGCGAACGGCGTCGCCGGCCCCGCGGTCCTCATCAGCTTCCTCGTCGCCGGTGTCGCGAGCGCCGCCGCCGCCCTGTCGTACGCGGAGTTCGCCGGCCTCATCCCGAAGGCCGGCAGCGCCTACACGTACGGTTACGCGGTGCTCGGCGAGATCGTCGGGTGGTTCATCGGCTGGGACCTGCTGCTCGAGTACACCGCGATCGTGGCGGTGGTCGCGATCGGGATCTCCGGCTACGTCGGCTTCCTGGCCGGTCAGCTCGGCATCGACCTGCCGGCGTGGATGCTCGGCGCGCCGGGCACGGGCGACGGGCACGTGATCGACGTGTTCGCGATCGTGCTCTGCCTGCTCACCGCGTTCGTCCTCACCCGCGGCATCCGGAGTGCCGCACGGTTCGAGTTCGTGGCGGTCGGCATCAAGGTGGCGCTCGTCGTCCTCATCGTGGTGCTCGGCGTGTTCCACATCAACAGCGCCAACTACTCCCCGTACTTCCCGTTCGGCTTCGGTGGCGTCATGACCGGTGCCGCGACGGTGTTCTTCGCCGTGTTCGGCTACGACGCGATGTCCACGGCCGCCGAGGAGTCCACCGACGCCCGGAAGCACATGCCGAAGGCCATCCTGCTGTCCCTCGGGATCTCGATGGTCCTGTACGTCCTGGCGACGCTGGTCCTCACGGGCATGCAGAAGTACACCGACATCGACCCCGCCTCGGGCTTCTCGTCGGCGTTCGCCTCGGTCGGCCTCGGCGGCGTGGCGAACGTCATCGCGATCGGCGCCATCGTCGGCATCGTCACGGTCCTCGTGACCTTCATGCTCGGCGCGAGCCGCGTCTGGTTCTCGATGAGTCGCGACGGCCTCATGCCGAAGTGGTTCGCGAAGACCGACCCGAAGCGCCACGTCCCGACCCGGGTCACGTGGATCCTCGGCATCGCGTCGGCGATCCTGGCGGGCGTGCTGCCGATCGGCGTCGTGGCGGAGCTGACGAACATCGGCATCCTGCTCGCGTTCGTCGTCGTGTGCTCCGCGGTGGTCGTGCTCCGGTACCGCCAGCCCGACCTCGACCGGCAGTTCCGGCTGCCGTTCATGCCGGTCATCCCGATCATCGGCGTCATCGCGTCGCTGTGGCTCGTCACGTTCCTGCAGTGGGAGACCTGGGTGCGGTTCGCGGTGTGGTTCGCGATCGGCCTCGGCGTGTACTTCGGGTACTCGCGGAAGCACAGCAAGCTGGCGACGGGCGAGACGACGGGCAAGCCCATCGGCGGCTGA
- a CDS encoding DUF427 domain-containing protein, with amino-acid sequence MRRPTRDEPGPGQESVWDYPRPPAVEPVHERVVVRLGGGVIADTTDAVRVLETSHPPVYYLPMADLDLRPANGSSMCEFKGRARYFDVVGGEVVASRAGWNYPNPEPGYESLRDRVAIYPSAMDSCEVGGEVVQAQEGDFYGGWITSKVVGPFKGAPGTLGW; translated from the coding sequence ATGCGACGACCCACCCGTGACGAGCCCGGCCCCGGACAGGAATCCGTCTGGGACTACCCGCGACCTCCCGCCGTCGAGCCCGTGCACGAGCGCGTGGTGGTCCGGCTCGGCGGGGGCGTGATCGCCGACACGACGGACGCGGTGCGGGTCCTGGAGACCTCGCACCCGCCGGTGTACTACCTGCCGATGGCCGACCTGGACCTCCGGCCGGCGAACGGCTCGAGCATGTGCGAGTTCAAGGGGCGCGCGCGGTACTTCGACGTGGTGGGCGGGGAGGTGGTGGCCTCGCGGGCGGGCTGGAACTACCCGAACCCGGAGCCGGGGTACGAGTCGCTCCGAGACCGCGTGGCGATCTACCCGTCGGCGATGGACTCGTGCGAGGTCGGCGGCGAGGTGGTGCAGGCGCAGGAGGGTGACTTCTACGGCGGGTGGATCACCTCGAAGGTGGTCGGACCGTTCAAGGGGGCGCCGGGCACGCTCGGGTGGTGA